The Parus major isolate Abel chromosome 4, Parus_major1.1, whole genome shotgun sequence genome has a window encoding:
- the CHRNA9 gene encoding neuronal acetylcholine receptor subunit alpha-9 isoform X1, with product MKIRSLSSFYVSLWLLYTAVILKAAESAKGKYAHMLFNELFEDYSNALRPVEDTDKVLNVTLQITLSQIKDMDERNQILSTYLWIRQSWYDAYLRWDKDKYDGLDSIRIPSNLVWRPDIVLYNKADDDFSEPVNTNVVLRYDGKITWDAPAITKSSCVVDVSYFPFDSQQCNLTFGSWTYNGNQVDIINSLDSGDLSDFIEDVEWEIHGMPAVKNVITYGCCSEPYPDVTFTLILKRKSSFYIFNLLLPCILISFLAPLGFYLPADSGEKVSLGVTVLLALTVFQLMVAEIMPPSENVPLIGKYYIATMTMITASTALTIIIMNLHHCGSEAKPVPQWAKVVILDYMSKIFFVYDVGENCTSPKREKEEEYRFEGDDGCQRRHKEVRSSLSTGNDDCNLKEKLNGNWNKSYGVNGENVRETVNCCSCYKMLIKNIEYIANCVRDHKANRAKGIEWKKVAKVMDRFFMWIFFIMVFFMSVLIIGKAA from the exons CTGCAGAATCAGCCAAAGGAAAATATGCTCACATGCTGTTCAATGAACTGTTTGAAGACTACTCCAATGCTCTAAGACCAGTGGAAGACACAGATAAAGTACTGAATGTAACCCTTCAGATCACATTGTCCCAAATTAAAGACATG GATGAAAGGAACCAAATTTTGTCAACTTACTTATGGATTCGACAAAGCTGGTATGATGCATACCTCAGATGGGACAAAGATAAATATGATGGGTTGGATTCCATCAGGATTCCAAGCAATTTGGTTTGGAGACCAGATATTGTCCTATATAACAA gGCTGATGATGACTTTTCAGAACCAGTAAATACTAATGTAGTGCTGAGATACGATGGAAAAATCACTTGGGATGCACCTGCCATCACAAAGAGCTCTTGTGTAGTGGATGTGTCTTACTTTCCTTTTGACAGCCAGCAGTGCAACCTTACCTTTGGGTCCTGGACCTATAATGGTAATCAGGTAGACATCATCAATTCTCTTGATAGTGGTGACCTCTCTGACTTCATAGAAGATGTGGAATGGGAGATTCATGGTATGCCAGCAGTTAAGAATGTTATCACTTACGGCTGCTGTTCTGAGCCTTATCCAGATGTGACCTTCACGCtgattttgaaaaggaagtCCTCTTTCTACATATTTAATTTGCTGCTTCCTTGCATTTTGATCTCCTTCCTGGCCCCACTGGGATTCTATCTCCCTGCAGACTCTGGTGAGAAAGTGTCTCTGGGTGTTACAGTTCTTCTTGCTCTAACTGTGTTCCAGCTGATGGTTGCAGAGATCATGCCCCCAtctgaaaatgttcctttgATAG GAAAGTACTATATAGCAACTATGACCATGATCACAGCTTCCACTGCATTGACAATCATTATAATGAATCTCCATCATTGTGGCTCAGAAGCAAAGCCTGTTCCACAGTGGGCCAAGGTGGTTATTTTGGACTATATGTcaaaaatcttttttgtttatGATGTGGGTGAAAATTGCACAAGTccaaaaagagagaaggaagaagaataTAGGTTTGAGGGGGATGATGGATGCCAGAGGAGGCACAAAGAGGTAAGGAGTTCTCTTTCCACTGGGAATGATGACTGCAATCTCAAGGAAAAGCTCAATGGAAATTGGAATAAAAGCTATGGGGTAAATGGTGAAAATGTTAGGGAGACTGTTAATTGCTGTTCTTGTTACAAAATGCTGATTAAAAATATTGAGTATATTGCTAATTGTGTTAGAGATCATAAAGCAAACCGGGCCAAAGGAATTGAGTGGAAAAAAGTTGCAAAAGTGATGGACAGGTTTTTCATGTGGATTTTCTTTATCATGGTGTTTTTTATGAGTGTACTGATCATTGGAAAAGCTGCTTAA
- the CHRNA9 gene encoding neuronal acetylcholine receptor subunit alpha-9 isoform X2, with protein MRLDLHHTTEDGVLNLHKNTPAAESAKGKYAHMLFNELFEDYSNALRPVEDTDKVLNVTLQITLSQIKDMDERNQILSTYLWIRQSWYDAYLRWDKDKYDGLDSIRIPSNLVWRPDIVLYNKADDDFSEPVNTNVVLRYDGKITWDAPAITKSSCVVDVSYFPFDSQQCNLTFGSWTYNGNQVDIINSLDSGDLSDFIEDVEWEIHGMPAVKNVITYGCCSEPYPDVTFTLILKRKSSFYIFNLLLPCILISFLAPLGFYLPADSGEKVSLGVTVLLALTVFQLMVAEIMPPSENVPLIGKYYIATMTMITASTALTIIIMNLHHCGSEAKPVPQWAKVVILDYMSKIFFVYDVGENCTSPKREKEEEYRFEGDDGCQRRHKEVRSSLSTGNDDCNLKEKLNGNWNKSYGVNGENVRETVNCCSCYKMLIKNIEYIANCVRDHKANRAKGIEWKKVAKVMDRFFMWIFFIMVFFMSVLIIGKAA; from the exons CTGCAGAATCAGCCAAAGGAAAATATGCTCACATGCTGTTCAATGAACTGTTTGAAGACTACTCCAATGCTCTAAGACCAGTGGAAGACACAGATAAAGTACTGAATGTAACCCTTCAGATCACATTGTCCCAAATTAAAGACATG GATGAAAGGAACCAAATTTTGTCAACTTACTTATGGATTCGACAAAGCTGGTATGATGCATACCTCAGATGGGACAAAGATAAATATGATGGGTTGGATTCCATCAGGATTCCAAGCAATTTGGTTTGGAGACCAGATATTGTCCTATATAACAA gGCTGATGATGACTTTTCAGAACCAGTAAATACTAATGTAGTGCTGAGATACGATGGAAAAATCACTTGGGATGCACCTGCCATCACAAAGAGCTCTTGTGTAGTGGATGTGTCTTACTTTCCTTTTGACAGCCAGCAGTGCAACCTTACCTTTGGGTCCTGGACCTATAATGGTAATCAGGTAGACATCATCAATTCTCTTGATAGTGGTGACCTCTCTGACTTCATAGAAGATGTGGAATGGGAGATTCATGGTATGCCAGCAGTTAAGAATGTTATCACTTACGGCTGCTGTTCTGAGCCTTATCCAGATGTGACCTTCACGCtgattttgaaaaggaagtCCTCTTTCTACATATTTAATTTGCTGCTTCCTTGCATTTTGATCTCCTTCCTGGCCCCACTGGGATTCTATCTCCCTGCAGACTCTGGTGAGAAAGTGTCTCTGGGTGTTACAGTTCTTCTTGCTCTAACTGTGTTCCAGCTGATGGTTGCAGAGATCATGCCCCCAtctgaaaatgttcctttgATAG GAAAGTACTATATAGCAACTATGACCATGATCACAGCTTCCACTGCATTGACAATCATTATAATGAATCTCCATCATTGTGGCTCAGAAGCAAAGCCTGTTCCACAGTGGGCCAAGGTGGTTATTTTGGACTATATGTcaaaaatcttttttgtttatGATGTGGGTGAAAATTGCACAAGTccaaaaagagagaaggaagaagaataTAGGTTTGAGGGGGATGATGGATGCCAGAGGAGGCACAAAGAGGTAAGGAGTTCTCTTTCCACTGGGAATGATGACTGCAATCTCAAGGAAAAGCTCAATGGAAATTGGAATAAAAGCTATGGGGTAAATGGTGAAAATGTTAGGGAGACTGTTAATTGCTGTTCTTGTTACAAAATGCTGATTAAAAATATTGAGTATATTGCTAATTGTGTTAGAGATCATAAAGCAAACCGGGCCAAAGGAATTGAGTGGAAAAAAGTTGCAAAAGTGATGGACAGGTTTTTCATGTGGATTTTCTTTATCATGGTGTTTTTTATGAGTGTACTGATCATTGGAAAAGCTGCTTAA